Proteins from one Desulfovibrio sp. genomic window:
- the rarD gene encoding EamA family transporter RarD, which translates to MQMKHSTPGVLAAASAFLCWGLLPIYWKALSGVPALQIICHRIVWSLACTGVLLVFLGGLGTLRSALGSGRNLFLLACSSSLIGVNWLLYVWAVNEGHVLEASLGYYLNPIVNVVLGMAVFGDRLNRAQTLAVCLAATGVAVQVAVQGRLPWVALVLAMTFGLYGMVRKLMSMESLQGLFAETLILSVPAGAYLAYLAATDSGEFGHQGLAIDVLLAGAGVVTTAPLLAFAFGARRITMTTLGVLQYLGPTGMFLLGVLAYGEPFGVSQSATFVLIWLGVALYTADGVRTLSWFRKRDPSGAE; encoded by the coding sequence ATGCAAATGAAGCATTCTACTCCCGGAGTCCTGGCTGCTGCCTCGGCGTTTCTGTGCTGGGGACTCCTGCCCATATATTGGAAAGCCCTCTCAGGGGTGCCGGCTTTGCAGATCATCTGCCACCGCATCGTCTGGTCCCTGGCCTGTACAGGGGTTCTCCTCGTTTTTCTGGGCGGCCTGGGTACGCTTCGGAGCGCTCTGGGCTCCGGCAGGAATCTCTTCCTGTTGGCCTGCAGCAGCAGCCTTATCGGCGTGAACTGGCTTCTCTACGTCTGGGCCGTGAATGAGGGGCATGTGCTTGAGGCAAGCCTCGGGTATTACCTCAACCCCATTGTGAACGTTGTCCTGGGCATGGCTGTTTTCGGCGACCGCCTGAACCGGGCCCAGACCCTGGCGGTCTGCTTGGCTGCGACTGGAGTGGCCGTGCAGGTGGCCGTTCAGGGTCGCTTGCCCTGGGTTGCCTTGGTCCTGGCGATGACCTTCGGACTCTACGGAATGGTGCGCAAACTCATGTCCATGGAATCCCTGCAGGGGCTCTTCGCCGAGACCCTGATTCTCAGCGTGCCTGCCGGGGCGTACCTGGCGTACCTTGCCGCCACGGACTCCGGGGAATTCGGGCATCAGGGCCTGGCTATCGACGTGCTCCTTGCCGGAGCCGGAGTGGTGACGACGGCGCCTCTGCTGGCGTTTGCTTTCGGGGCGCGGCGCATCACCATGACGACCCTTGGCGTATTGCAGTACCTAGGTCCCACAGGCATGTTCCTGCTTGGCGTGCTGGCCTACGGAGAACCGTTCGGGGTGTCCCAGTCGGCCACCTTTGTCCTCATCTGGCTCGGAGTGGCGCTGTACACGGCTGACGGTGTCCGGACTCTTAGCTGGTTCCGCAAGCGTGATCCTTCCGGGGCGGAGTAG